From Mycolicibacterium fluoranthenivorans, one genomic window encodes:
- a CDS encoding tyrosine-type recombinase/integrase: MVGSVNESNGGGGALHLSTSTLNFAYKLTSAERFRRLSVVGVKLAVEEVVDLQRRNRRAGVEDRWRRSDGSPTARSGMGRRWLARYVDDQGGENTRSFDRKVDAQAFLNEITAAQTIGTYVAPKAGRITVRELHGKWLGTQGHLKETTVATRAFAWSGYVEGRWAAVAVADVQSSDIRAWVQQLAAGGAKPATIENALSVLRQILEMAVDDRRIPRNPCTGVKSPRRQHRARGYLTHQQVELLAREVGEYAVVVRFLAYTGLRWGEMAALRVESFDMLRRRVNIREAVAEVKGRVVWSSPKSHERRSVPFPAFLADPLAAIMIGKRRDDLVFTSPGGALLRVSTWRPRVFNMAVQRLQEADPAYPTVTPHDLRHTAASLSISAGANVKAVQTMLGHASAVLTLDTYADLFPDDLEQVSVALDAARMRSLAATADQLRTGK; the protein is encoded by the coding sequence ATGGTGGGTTCTGTCAACGAATCCAACGGTGGTGGTGGCGCCCTGCATTTGTCCACCAGTACCCTCAACTTCGCCTACAAATTGACTTCAGCCGAACGCTTTCGTCGGCTGTCGGTGGTCGGTGTGAAACTGGCGGTAGAGGAGGTGGTCGACTTGCAGCGACGAAACCGTCGGGCTGGTGTCGAGGACCGGTGGCGTCGATCAGACGGGAGCCCCACCGCACGTAGCGGTATGGGCCGCCGCTGGTTGGCCCGTTACGTCGACGATCAAGGCGGGGAGAACACGCGTTCGTTCGACCGCAAGGTGGACGCTCAGGCCTTTCTCAATGAGATCACGGCCGCTCAGACGATCGGCACCTATGTCGCGCCGAAAGCCGGGCGCATCACCGTCCGTGAGCTGCATGGGAAATGGCTTGGCACACAGGGTCATTTGAAGGAGACGACGGTTGCGACACGCGCATTCGCCTGGTCGGGCTACGTCGAAGGCCGGTGGGCCGCGGTCGCTGTAGCCGACGTGCAATCGTCGGATATCAGGGCGTGGGTGCAGCAATTGGCGGCGGGCGGAGCCAAACCGGCCACCATCGAGAACGCGCTCAGCGTCCTGAGGCAGATCTTGGAGATGGCCGTCGACGATCGACGGATCCCCCGCAATCCGTGCACAGGAGTGAAGTCGCCGCGACGACAGCACCGAGCGCGGGGCTACCTGACACACCAGCAGGTGGAGCTTCTGGCCCGCGAGGTCGGCGAGTACGCCGTTGTTGTTCGATTCCTGGCCTACACCGGGCTGCGCTGGGGCGAGATGGCAGCGCTACGGGTGGAGTCCTTCGACATGCTCCGCCGGAGGGTAAATATCCGTGAGGCGGTCGCCGAGGTCAAGGGACGTGTGGTGTGGTCGTCACCCAAATCCCACGAGCGTCGCTCGGTGCCCTTCCCTGCGTTCCTTGCTGATCCGCTGGCCGCGATCATGATCGGCAAGCGACGAGACGATTTGGTGTTCACGTCACCCGGCGGAGCATTGTTGCGAGTGTCGACGTGGCGGCCGCGGGTGTTCAACATGGCTGTCCAACGGCTTCAGGAAGCAGACCCGGCGTATCCCACCGTCACGCCTCACGACCTTCGTCATACGGCAGCGTCCTTGTCGATCAGCGCCGGGGCCAACGTCAAGGCTGTTCAGACGATGCTGGGACACGCTTCTGCGGTCTTGACCCTGGATACGTATGCCGACCTGTTCCCCGACGACCTGGAGCAAGTTTCAGTTGCACTAGATGCCGCGCGAATGCGGTCTCTGGCAGCCACTGCGGACCAGCTGCGGACTGGGAAGTAA
- a CDS encoding helix-turn-helix transcriptional regulator, with product MDLLSAKQVSDIIGVPVGTLRYWRHCDIGPASFTLGRRVVYRRDEVLRWIAEQETATRRGGGDAA from the coding sequence ATGGATCTACTGAGCGCCAAACAGGTTTCGGACATCATCGGCGTCCCCGTTGGAACTCTCCGCTACTGGCGCCACTGCGATATCGGGCCGGCCAGTTTCACCTTGGGCCGCCGGGTCGTGTACCGGCGCGACGAGGTACTGCGATGGATCGCGGAACAAGAAACCGCGACCCGGCGGGGAGGCGGAGACGCCGCGTGA
- a CDS encoding TIGR04255 family protein: protein MTIDPHTLRPAEDVPLGGLPSADPTLLGNAPLEVAVIEIRYTARTDEITPEVAAAFRDDLVENTGVDFPSIQPTVQQQMRIDFGANGVAQVAAESSGWQIASADGAHVTLMPDILIMQVNRYERWRTSMKAPLTVLVESLGRLVKPSLVHRIGLRYVDRFHDSGFNSAEAWRGRIDDTLLGPVLNPVFGGSVRGAQQQVEIRLDDHHGALLRHGPVRDDSGKCVQYLLDTDVFRHSSFTFDVREVVISAERLNRTSLSLFQASVTDTYLKELREGSAK from the coding sequence ATGACCATCGATCCACACACACTTCGCCCAGCTGAGGACGTTCCATTGGGGGGGCTGCCCTCGGCCGATCCGACCCTGCTCGGAAACGCTCCCCTCGAAGTCGCAGTGATCGAGATCCGGTATACCGCCCGTACCGACGAGATCACACCGGAGGTCGCCGCTGCTTTCCGGGACGACCTTGTGGAGAACACGGGGGTGGACTTCCCGAGCATTCAACCCACCGTTCAACAGCAGATGAGGATCGACTTCGGGGCCAACGGCGTTGCCCAGGTGGCAGCGGAGTCCAGTGGGTGGCAAATTGCTTCCGCGGACGGAGCACACGTCACGCTCATGCCCGACATCCTGATCATGCAGGTCAACCGCTACGAGCGGTGGCGTACCAGCATGAAGGCTCCGCTAACCGTTCTGGTCGAATCTCTCGGACGGTTAGTCAAGCCATCGTTGGTGCACCGCATCGGTCTGCGGTACGTCGACCGCTTCCATGACAGTGGGTTCAACTCTGCAGAGGCTTGGCGTGGCCGGATCGACGACACCCTTCTGGGCCCTGTGCTTAACCCAGTGTTCGGCGGCAGTGTTCGAGGTGCTCAACAGCAGGTGGAGATCCGGCTTGATGATCATCACGGCGCGTTGCTGCGGCATGGACCAGTTCGCGATGATTCGGGCAAGTGCGTGCAGTATCTACTCGATACGGACGTGTTCCGCCACTCCTCATTCACGTTCGACGTGCGAGAGGTCGTCATCTCAGCGGAGCGGCTGAACCGCACTTCGTTGTCACTTTTTCAGGCGTCGGTTACCGATACCTACCTGAAAGAGCTTCGAGAAGGGAGCGCGAAATGA
- a CDS encoding TetR/AcrR family transcriptional regulator: MSDSQPAPVPDDDVDPRRIRSRNRLLDAAATLLSTGGVEAVTIDAVTKASKVARTTLYRHFQSSSHLLAATFERLLPQVATPTPTSGPLRNQLIELLSRQAALFNDAPLHVTTLAWLSLGPTGPTNEADDRHTSGALRARVVDQYRQPFDAILSSPKAQAELENFDRELALCQLVGPLAFARMTGIRTITHDDCVNLVDDFLAAHCKSDDGETKRVKAASLHAGRPLA, translated from the coding sequence GTGAGCGACAGTCAGCCAGCGCCGGTCCCTGACGATGACGTGGACCCGCGGCGAATCCGGTCCCGAAATCGACTGCTGGATGCAGCCGCGACCCTTCTGAGCACTGGCGGCGTGGAAGCCGTCACGATCGATGCCGTCACCAAAGCGTCCAAAGTGGCCAGAACCACGCTTTACCGCCATTTCCAAAGTTCGTCCCATCTGCTCGCAGCCACGTTCGAGCGACTGCTTCCACAGGTGGCAACTCCAACACCGACCAGCGGCCCTCTGCGTAACCAGCTGATCGAATTGCTAAGCCGCCAAGCCGCTCTTTTCAACGACGCGCCACTGCATGTCACGACCCTGGCATGGCTGTCCCTTGGTCCCACCGGCCCGACGAACGAAGCCGATGATCGACACACATCCGGCGCGTTGCGGGCCCGAGTCGTCGACCAGTACCGGCAACCGTTCGACGCCATACTCTCTAGCCCGAAGGCACAAGCCGAGTTGGAGAACTTCGACCGAGAACTGGCGCTGTGCCAACTGGTCGGCCCACTCGCCTTCGCCCGGATGACCGGGATCCGCACCATCACTCACGACGACTGCGTGAACCTCGTCGACGACTTTCTCGCCGCCCACTGCAAGAGCGACGATGGCGAGACCAAGCGCGTGAAGGCCGCCAGTCTGCATGCAGGGCGACCGCTCGCATAG
- a CDS encoding PaaI family thioesterase — protein MGCGPDNPHGLQLVVHRSGDAVYSDVIFDERHIGAPGLAHGGAVAAACDDVLGFTLWIAGTPAVTRSLTVEYLRPVPLHQPHRITAHIRSREGRALHVMATGTDSDGANRFTATAVFVAVSTDHFAAHGDVSAFGGLLEQFSRHGGLDDGRS, from the coding sequence ATGGGTTGCGGCCCGGACAATCCCCACGGACTGCAGTTGGTGGTGCACCGCAGCGGCGACGCGGTGTACTCCGACGTGATTTTCGACGAGCGCCACATTGGGGCTCCTGGGCTGGCCCATGGCGGAGCAGTTGCGGCGGCGTGCGATGACGTCTTGGGATTCACATTGTGGATCGCCGGCACACCAGCGGTGACTCGCAGCCTGACAGTGGAGTATCTGCGGCCGGTACCTCTGCATCAACCCCACAGGATCACCGCCCACATCCGGTCCCGCGAAGGACGGGCTCTGCACGTCATGGCGACGGGCACTGATTCCGATGGGGCCAACCGCTTCACCGCCACTGCGGTATTTGTCGCGGTCAGCACGGATCACTTCGCTGCGCACGGCGACGTCAGTGCTTTTGGCGGCCTTCTCGAACAGTTCTCACGCCACGGCGGCCTCGACGACGGGCGATCATGA